In Synchiropus splendidus isolate RoL2022-P1 chromosome 15, RoL_Sspl_1.0, whole genome shotgun sequence, the genomic stretch TCACAGATTATGTCGAAGTTTAGATCCCAGACAGAACTTTGAAGAAGCTTCTTCATGAGCATGCGTGATTCTCCACAAAACTTGTCATGCATCTGATCATGACTGTCAAACGGACCTCAGTGTGTTCACTGCTAAAAGCAGCAATTTTGGCTACAGAGAGACTCCTACAGCAGCAGTGTCTTATCAAACCATGGAGCCCTTGTATCATGGTTTTAAGGAATGGCAAATATGTGTTGTCAGTCACACTAGCAAGCGCAAAATTACTCCACCTATAGGCGGCAAATGTACATGCATTGTCATGATGCAAATTAGGTGGAGATTAGCGACTTCTGGTGACATAGGGATGGCAAAAGCGACTGTTGAATCTGGATATCAATGTGTTTGTTCATACCAATTATAAATACATGTAATGTTAAAAGTTCTGGTTAGATTTAGACTTCATAAGTGCAAACAAAAGTCAAATATGAAggatgtttttagtttttaacttgctctaacacacacacacacacacacacacacacacacacacacacacacacacacacacacacacacacacacacacacacacacacacacacacacacaaagacaaacatcaTACTATGCTTAGGATTGAGTCCTGTAATTTCATCGCACCATTTCACGATTGTGACTAAGAAACTGGCTTATAACAGACTGTGCGCTCTCTTTGCAGGCAGAAGCCCTGGTTGAGTACCTTGAAGAACCCTTAACCCAAGTGGCTGCATCCTAGCAGGAACATTGCTTCTCATCTGCCCTCATGCTCCTGCATTTCCCTCCTAAGTGTACATAAATCCATCGATACTGTGTCTATTTATAAACAATTGACTAATCAAATGTGTTATTTGTGAGACTGCTGATTTTCATGTCTTGCTTGTTTTTAACAATTAGCTTTAAACACTTCTTttgtggagattgtgtgtgGCTTTGCTGctgtagaataaaaaaaaaaccacttgaCACTCGTATTTATTTCCACTCTGAATAAGAGCTGCAAGGCATTCTGGCAATCTCCCACCAATCCTTCTTAGTTCATTATTTATGTGAGGTCTGCATTTTTATCAGTAGTGGAAGGGCATTGGAAAAGACTCAAGCTAACTTTGGAGTTAGCATTTGTATTAGTGATAGCACATGCAGGAGATCTCCTCCCACAAGGAGGTCTACTGCATGTGTAATCACTGTTCCCAAACAAATAGTGACGGTCAGGGTCAACACAAGTAATCACCACATGCACACAAAGGGAAAAATAGATCCAGAAGTCAGCCATTAAAGTAAAGATAACCTGAAGGAGTTGATTGGAGAAAGAGATTCACCTGAATATACTTTTGCAGAAGTCTCACTTGATGACTGACGCTCACTACCTTCTTTCCGACACGAACCAACCTGGTCTTTATTTGCTCATATTACATCAGTGTATCTTTAAAGGAGTCTTCTCGTTGCTAATATAAATACTAGCCAAgtcaaaaaaaaatgtctgccaGGCGGGTTGGGCTGGTTCTGTTGGAAGCTATGTGTGTCCTTGCGAAGAAGAAATATTCACACAAAATGACCTCGATGTAGCTTAACACTGTAAACCAGACCATTTCCATACATACTAAGTCaaatttgatgtttttgtgttcccAATAATTTGCTTGTTTCCGTTCTTTTCTCCCCTTCCCATGTGTAGATAACAGTGAAGTGCTGTGTCATTAAAAAAggtcaggattttttttctctagaTCCAGTAGAATACTTCCTGCTTCCTGGATGCAGTAGCGTGATCCGTCCAGCAGGAGGCGTCTCGAAGCCTCAGCCACACCTGCAGGTTGTACCACCTGACCAACCCTGCCCTCCAGCAAGACACACCTCCAGCTTCTCACCACTCCTCGACACACACTCCACTCTCATCGGGTTGTATTCAAACTAGCAGCTTCTCTCCTCGGACAGAGGTGTCTGTGTTGGTGACCTCCAGGTGTCGAACATTCATGCCCAGAGATTGTTCTGAAATCTGAGGATCTGCCAGTCTGCTGCTTAGGGGAGGTGTCCTCTTACATCCCGCAGTCTGAGTGCCGGAGACGCGACAGTAAACTGGATCAGCAACATTGAATGGACAGAACATGGGGTCAGATGAGGCCTACAATTTTGTCTTTAAGGGTGAGTGTTTTGTTCTGCAGGATGGTGTGATGAAAGGGTGTCACCTTCACGTTATTGATGGTTTTCTCAGGTCATCACTTCAGTTGTTTCATAAATCTGAGCACACTAGTGATGGCACTAGTATAATCCAGGTGTGGATGTACGACCTTAGTTTTTGGAACAATTATGActcgtgttttttgtttttatgaccGTTATTTGTTTCTCATCAACCCTTACGTACGCATCcacagatgtaaacaaacatggccgccttTATTTCAGCATCAGCTGTTTGTTCTGGGATTGGTTGCTATCATCCCAGCCTGTAAAGGGAGACATCAACTGACTATTTTGGTCTTCCAATTATATGTATTTACCTCTGCCAAGGGGAAAACAGAGGAATGGGTTTCAattacattttcaggaaatgtgaattaaaaaaacaatgatacaACTTCAATTTTTATTCTGGATTTCCATCTGGGTCCACAATTCTTTCGAATGATTCATCACAAGGTTGAGAAAGAGCTGTTGCGCGGTCTATGCTGATTTTCTTCCTCGATCACAGCATCGCTCAATCTTCCTCaaagctactgccacctgctgctcttTTGAATTTGACTGTTAATAATGTCATTGCCATATATTGTAGTGTAAATAAAGTAATGGGTGGACATTAGGAGCTTAGCGGCGGTCTGCACTCTGAATGCTTttgtatatatgtacatattCAAACACCACCCTTCACTTATGCACTTTATTTGATCAGGatttgaacctgcaaccttcttgttGTGAGAGCCCTATATGGCAGGCTCAGAGGTCCACACAGAGAAAGTTGGGTGAAACAAATGCACAGGAGGATGTACAAACACCACTCAGATAGGTTGCATTCATTACAAACATTACCACAAAAATCTCGTGTCATGTGAAGGAACAGTTTATACAGTATCATGATACGAAGGATGTACACAGTTTAATAGCACTTTATGTTCATGACTTATGTGTGTGGATGATGTTGAAGTCGCTTCTGTGTGAACATTGTGATTCATCATCGAAGTGTCATGTTCCAGGAACAGGTTCTGTGAAGGTTACACATGCTTGTATTGCTTTATAGTGGTGCCACAAAGAGCATCAGACTGGGTGTGTAACATTGGTCATGATGACGGACCCACCACTGGTTTCTCTCTTCACCCCGATGCTTACGTTTAAGGTTGTCATTTTCCGTCCTAGCTGGTGTTGGATGTGGTGTTAGGAGTCAGTATTGTTGAGGGAAACATTCACAGTTTCAATCTTCTGTTCCTGTGTTGCAATGGGAGCTGTAGGTCTCCCATTCCGAGGGCTTCTAGCTAGCTTCTTGCTCTCACTGGTGTTGAGCTGCAGCTGGATCTCCTCACACCTGCTGAACCTCTCCACCACTCCTGTGTACTGCACTTCACTGTCTTTAGAGAAAAGTGTTGAATCTGGGGTGCGTATTGATCAGGGAAGTCTAAGATCCTTCAATTGATCCCAACAgctatttaaattaaatctgaACTTGCGATCAATATCTGCTGGTTTGAGGGGAGTGGACAATAGAGTTGTTTAAAATGTGATAAATGATGCTAACATGAACTTGAAGCTaacatgattttgttttgtattatttacttTGTGGCACATCTCCATGGTTATGGTGAAcaataatgtttatttcttaATCACAATGCAAATCTGCTGTTCCAAGATCTACATTTGTTGCAGTGTGTTACATGACTTATATCCGGAGTGATTCAAACACTAGTAGTTTAAAATCCATCACATCCTGATTCAGCCAAATAGATATGTCTGAGTGTTGCACAAATAAGGCATTAAACGTTTACAACATTCTTGTGGTATAGATGAAGAGGGGTTTGCAGGCAGTTTGACCTGGTTCACTGCAGGAAGCAGACCTAGTGTTTACTTAAGAAGTTACTGAGTAGTGAAGGATTGTGGTTCTCTCAGCTGCTAAGGGTTCAAGAGTGATAAGGAGCAAAAATAAGAGAAAGTAAAACAGTTGCACATTAACGCCAAGAGAGTTCTAGCTGtttcgtgttttttttaatggaaataaatctAGTTAAATGTCACCTGTTAATCAAAGTGTGTGAAATGGACCTGAAAGTATGCTGAGTCATGTTTCCTTAACTGGGTTCAAATCTTCTGTGTGATGTTCAAGTGATTTAGATCAAACCCAACCTCTGCGAGCCGGTTCCTCccaactgaaacacaaacattagTCACGGAAAGGTCCAGAGTTAAGGAGGAGGGAGGCGGGGGAGGTTTCTTGACTGGGATGAAACAAAGTGCGGCAGAACTCGTTCCACCTGATGTGGAAGAACAATGCCAAATCTGAGTGAGGTCCTTCTTGTAGCAAGATGGCCGCTTTTAAGAAACCTAAAACACATCGTCTGAGTTGAAGCGTGGGTCTTGAATGGTCAACATGAAACTTATTATCTTATTCTTGTTCAGTATGTTGGGTACAATATGTGGTTTGTCACCATTAATGACTCAAGACGTGAACAGAAGAGACACTCCTTTCACACTGATATGAGGATACATTTAGCAGGTAGCTAAAATATACGTATTCACCTCAAACTGCTGTGCCTTAAATTTGTTATAGACTTCATTTGGAAGCTCCTGCAGGCCGCAAGTGGAACACCATCTTGCCTAGTGTCATTTAGCTCACCCTATGTAGCTTGgattgaattgaaaaataaaactcaatggTCTTCACAAAGTCTCAAAGTCTCATGGCTGTGATAGACGGCCCCTCCCTTCTCTGTAAATTCAAGTCCTTTATCCTTTTATATTAAGTCACCTGACCAGAAGGGTGTGAGACGTTTGTCCTGTGACATCATCGGCAGACCACTAAGACAGAACTCATGAGACATAAGCGACACACCTGAACTAAGAGCAGAGTTTAACTCCGATTTATCCATGTTGCTCAATCTGACTGCAACTACTGTCTGACGGATTGAGCAGGTGATGTAGCAAGATCTTTGCTCAGACTGGATTCATTTGCTgactgtgaaaaataaatagtgGACATATGTATCTAAAATACACTtgagctataaacatttttaaaatgatttcaatgatgaaattaaaatggTGGCTCCTGTTTTGTTCCCTGGTGCAGTTGTTCTGATCGGAGAGTCTGGAGTGGGCAAAAGTAATCTGCTGTCCCGCTTCACCAAAAACGAGTTCAACCACGACAGTCGCACAACGATCGGGGTGGAGTTCAGCACGCGCACCATCGAACTTGACGGCCTCACAGTCAAGGCCCAGATCTGGGACACAGCCGGGCTGGAGCGGTACCGGGCCATCACTTCTGCGTGAGTGACACAGCAGTCTTTGACCTTGTGACTGAGCATTTATACACTTGTGAAGAGCGTtgtaatctcaatgaatcacacattttgtatctgttgtgaatgtaacttaaaggaagatgttatcaacagcACAGTGggcaataatgctttcctcatgctaacatttgtttactccaacaacccagcATTACAGATACTGTctagaacattctttagaataacctcagaggctctgaaaaGGTTCGAAAACATGCTGACAGCGTGACATTGGAAACATTGGCTGTCACATATAGAACAGATACAAAGTccgtgattaatttgccattaatttagttttttactccattgacaGCCCTATGATTAAATCTATTTatgcagcaacaaaacaaagtttcACATTAATGTCATAATTTCCAACTCTTATTCATTACAGACATGAACATAATAAAATTATTGAAACCAGAACTGAACCTTTCTCCTGGCTTCATGCTGAGCAGTCACTTAAGGAGAACAATATTCAACAGAAAATCTCAACAGAAAATCTGGTGAAGAAACTGCATTAACTCACTAAAGGAAATGCAGTGGAATGTTAAGAAGAAGTAGGACACCTGAGAGGGTCAATGTTGTTGCGAGAGCTGCATTTCTCTCGAATTTAAACTGTGACACTGACCATGAAGCAATGTCCCATGGGTTCTGACAGTTTCAACTTCCTGTTGTCACATTTAAACAGTCCTCATTTACAATTTTTAAATgctctttaaaatgtttttccacattACTAAATATTTgcatgcgttttttttttcgttctatgattttatatattgttttgaaatactttttttttaccatgtaCCTATCTACTATTGACCTTTTTTGTTCATACATTTtgtcctgtatatatatatcgatgGAAAACAACATGTCATATTTATAGTTTATATATTTCCATTGATAATTTTATGCCCTATAGACATGTTCCTGAATTATTTCACTGTAACTTCACTGCTCTCCTTTCAGACTctcaaataaacattatttatgGGGCACATTCAATTTAATTCAGACGCAACTTTATGTAGCTTAAGGCAGGAAAAGAAATGTGAGGAGGTTAATACTTCTTGAAGGCGCCTGGTTACTCATAGCCGAGACTTTCTCCATGGCTGGTAGTCTTTTCTATAGACTCTTGTGCTGCAGAATGTGTGACTGACCCTGATTTGAAAATTGAATTACTGCTGACATTGACTTCCTTTTCAACaaagaacaggaagtgacttaTGTAAAGCACTGGCACATTGTTGAGAGCAACGCTTCGTGCTTGCTTCACAGATATTGAGCAACCTGTATTTCGGCATCCACTGTTATCAGACACAACACAAGCAAGGACAGGCTCTGCTCCTCACTGTCCTCCCACATTACCTGAAAAACAGCCAGAACATTCTGGCCTCGACAGCTCTCTGCCTCCATCATCCTGTGCCCTAGATTCACTCTGCTTTAATTAAACTTAAAGGATTTACATGATTTTCAACAATTCAGGgatgacattttaaaagaatATGAAGAAAAATGCGACTGTATTTCTGACGTTCATAATTATGTGCCAAGTTATTCCAGTATGCAAATTCCTGCTCCCATGGAATTTCGCATTTGTGTTCTAACAAGCGGCTAAAACCCATTAAAGGAGAATTAATTATGGAgctggaagagaaggaggagagtcaTAACTGTGGTGGTTCATGGCTTCAGAGCAGATCACACAGAAATGGTGACGATGAAAGGAACACATTTAGCTCAAGCAGGAGATCTGTACTGTGCTGCTCTCAGATTTGTGATTTATAGCAAtgtaaaatgtatgtatgtatgtagaaTGGAAACAGGTTTTTATGTCGACTATCAttaactgttattattattagtagtagttgtagtagtagcagtaatgGTAATACATCAgatttgaccttgaccttgtcTAATCGACCACTGTGCTTCAATGATGATCTCCCCAGGTATTACCGCGGTGCTGTTGGAGCACTGCTGGTCTATGACATCACTAAACACCTGACGTACGAGAGCGTGGAGCGCTGGTTGAAGGAGCTATATGAGCATGCTGACGCCCATATCGTGGTGATGCTGGTGGGCAATAAGTGTGACATGGAGTCAGAGAGAGCTGTGCCAACTGAGGAGGCCAAAGACTTTGCAGGTACTTACTGGAAAAAGTGTACAAGCAAAGAGTGTTTTCAGGCAGTTTAGTAGAAAGACAATGGTGGTATTTTCACTTGGACTCTCTGGATATTTTTAGCACCACTATATCGGtgtaatgaatgaaaaaaaaaaagtgaatttgtgtttgtttatttctaGACAAAAAAGGGATTTTGTTTCTGGAGACTTCAGCTTTGCTGTCGACAAATGTGGAGGCAGCGTTCAACAATGTCCTAGCAGGTAATTTGAGTGATGGTCTTCTGTCACACCAACAATGAAATGAACCCGGGTTTGTGTCTGTCGTGCCACCTCTTGACCTTTGGTTCTTCAATAATACTTCAGCGCAAAGAAGAGAACTGAGAAGGTTTTTAAATGCTTGTGTGCCTGGTTCCGAGGCTGAATAAGATTAATCTGACGGCTGCTATGATGACCTTTGTTAAGTTGCCCAAATATGTTGCTTCCTTTGCAGAGATTCACAAGAAGGTGAGCAGTAAGGAAGTGGTCCGGGGCTCCATCAATGCCGTCTCCATAAACAGACCTGACTCccaaaacacagagcagaaGAAGCCTTGCTGCCAGAACATCTAAGAACCTAAAGGAGGGGCAGAGAAACATGACGCGGGAGATGCTGCATGACTGATTTTAATGACTGATTTTAAAATTGCAGATGGTTAACTTGtataattaattaaattaaaaaaaaaaaaaaaaagaaatgtgaatgAAGTAGATGGTTTGTGTGAATTTAGgtcaaaaatattttactgttactgtttaatacttttcatttttgtgacaaTAATACAGAATAAAAGAAACCTTTGGGAAAGTgtgacatggttttatttttgatcATGACAACAAATGCAATTTAGATGTCTCATGCATCTCTTCTGGTTTTAATGAGCATTTGCGACAGCTGAAATAAACTACATAAAAACTAAAATCCCTTGTGGTTTATATGACTCTTTCCATGCCATGATTTAACCATGATCAACACAGGACGTGTTGGTCACATCTGACCCACAATATCATGAAATGTGGCCTGTAACATAAATTCATACTATCAAATTAATGGGCCAGAATACAAAGAACTCGTATCTTTCTTacaaagaaaacatattttgattttgtcatttttagcAGTTTGACCCCTTTACTTTggtggtgtcaaactcaggagGTGGACTAAGCACTTAAAGTGAGCCCTCCCCAGACATTCAGACTAGAGTCAAGTTTTTTagtatttggaaaaaaaaaacatttgcaaaaGAAATTGTGGCAACTAGCTATTTGTTTTGAGCAGTGATAGCACTTTCTAAACCCCCAATAACATGGCTATAATTCAAGGCATCAACAATGTGTTTGTTCAAGACAAGAAGATCATGCTTTAaaaagaacataaaacttttgCTTGTTACCACAGCAGACGACTATCAATACTTTCTTcgcattttaattttaaatatgTTATTATTGTGACACTCCTCTTTAGTGCCGCATAATCGTTTCACCTTCCTGCTTCAGCCGCACGGCAACGTTCACATCCGCTGATGCCTCACACTACCTGTTGAGTGGCGTGCAGGTGACGTCATCAAATATTAACGAACGTTTGTCGTGTGATGATGGGCAGCTGGCTGGCCAATCAGGTGATCCCTCGTGACAGGTGTCGAACAATGGGATGTAGAGAGAGGCGGGGCTTGTGTATTGCCGTCTCGTCGCTGCCTCGGCTATGGCAAGTGTGAAATAGAGGCTGAGGAAGTGCGAGGAAAACTTTTGTACGTGTAggcttttatttatctttggAGTTCGGTCCTACTTTGCGCTCAAACCGACTAGCGTTGCTCGAGAGTTATTCCCGGTGCGCATTGAGATATTTCCTGACTGTACTTCGTCCGCCTTCAACGAGCTGAAGTTTGTTTCCACTTCGAGTGACGCgactaacaaaaacaaagagtaaCTATGAGCAACAGAGAAGACGAATATGATTATCTCTTCAAAGGTGAGTAAGTGTTTCAGTTGTTTAGCCCTTGATAACTTCGCTCGACATCGCTTCACCTGTGACCCAGCGTCATTTGATGCCAGGTAGTCGGGAGGGTTGACAACAGGAACACTTGTAACAGTCATGGACACCTGCCGAGCTCGAACTGTGTGTCTTTGTCATGGGACACGACTGGAGACGTGGCGTTTTAGCTCTGCAAGTCGTTCGACAACAAGATTGCGACATTAGCAAGTAGCATCTGCTGTACAGTCATCATCTTAGAAGCCGATGACGTAATCATC encodes the following:
- the rab25b gene encoding ras-related protein Rab-25b, coding for MGSDEAYNFVFKVVLIGESGVGKSNLLSRFTKNEFNHDSRTTIGVEFSTRTIELDGLTVKAQIWDTAGLERYRAITSAYYRGAVGALLVYDITKHLTYESVERWLKELYEHADAHIVVMLVGNKCDMESERAVPTEEAKDFADKKGILFLETSALLSTNVEAAFNNVLAEIHKKVSSKEVVRGSINAVSINRPDSQNTEQKKPCCQNI